In Desulfofundulus kuznetsovii DSM 6115, the following are encoded in one genomic region:
- a CDS encoding RNA polymerase sigma factor — translation MPAENINHQREILAHLYHPIFHTVYLYTRDLHMAEDITQETFLKALKNLNQLRDKSQLKAWLQRIAANTARDYMRRNARSFCVSDPDLLYVAAGQDSPENELLRKEKIRAIWQQVEKMPQGMRRVLLLRYFYDLSLEQIGAIMEIPVGTVKSRLNRGRNRLAGELKCKEA, via the coding sequence TTGCCGGCGGAAAACATCAATCATCAGCGGGAGATCCTCGCGCATTTATATCATCCCATATTCCATACCGTTTACCTGTACACGCGGGACTTGCATATGGCCGAAGATATTACCCAGGAAACGTTTTTGAAGGCGCTGAAAAATTTAAACCAGCTCAGGGATAAGAGCCAGTTGAAAGCCTGGTTGCAGCGGATTGCCGCCAACACAGCCCGTGATTACATGCGACGAAACGCCAGAAGTTTTTGCGTTAGCGATCCGGACCTTCTTTATGTTGCCGCAGGCCAGGATTCACCGGAAAACGAGCTGCTGAGGAAGGAAAAGATCAGGGCCATATGGCAGCAGGTGGAAAAAATGCCTCAAGGAATGAGGCGGGTATTGTTGCTCCGGTATTTTTACGATCTGTCTCTGGAACAAATCGGGGCAATTATGGAGATTCCCGTAGGTACCGTCAAATCACGTCTGAACAGGGGCCGCAACAGGTTGGCCGGCGAACTTAAGTGCAAAGAAGCATAA
- a CDS encoding sensor histidine kinase, whose translation MGTYFLLALLTVGLVETLFLVGVRQYYLANIREILEQQAKLAGSFYEQYVGQEQIERSASALLEGFAGITAARMQVITPEGTVLADSLGDLSPLFMPDDHWRRAVAGEVAAWQGKLEKEPVLVVSAPLKTNGAVVGVVRYMTSLEPLEEMIRGLLFRLLLAGTAIVLLAALAGLLLANTIARPVEVITRAAARIAGGDLNVRIPKRYNDEVGRLADTLNHMASELGRLDRLKNEFVSSISHELRTPLTSIKGWVVTLLQGPPSPGEWRQGLRIIDQETDRLTEMVEELLDFSRLQAGSITLRRKETELAGLLENVVSQMLPRARRLGLKLTLEPVAGLTVFADPDRLKQVLINLLDNSFKFTPAGGKVEVRTTAGKGQVTIAVADEGCGIPPDELPLVGTRFFQGRAAKSGSGIGLALCREIVQLHGGHLKIESSPGVGTTVYVSLPLAKPHITG comes from the coding sequence GTGGGAACTTATTTTTTACTGGCCTTGTTAACGGTGGGTCTGGTAGAAACCCTTTTCCTGGTTGGGGTAAGGCAGTACTACCTGGCCAACATCCGCGAAATTCTAGAGCAGCAGGCTAAACTGGCCGGCAGCTTTTACGAACAATACGTAGGCCAGGAACAAATTGAACGGAGCGCCTCCGCCCTCCTGGAGGGGTTTGCCGGGATCACTGCCGCCCGCATGCAGGTCATCACCCCCGAGGGTACCGTGCTGGCGGATTCGCTGGGTGATCTTTCCCCACTGTTTATGCCGGATGACCATTGGCGCAGGGCGGTGGCCGGGGAAGTAGCCGCCTGGCAGGGCAAACTTGAAAAAGAACCGGTGCTGGTAGTTTCCGCACCCCTAAAAACCAACGGCGCGGTGGTAGGGGTAGTCCGCTACATGACCTCCCTGGAGCCCCTGGAAGAGATGATCAGGGGCCTGTTATTCCGGCTCCTGCTGGCCGGAACGGCTATCGTGCTGCTGGCGGCCCTGGCCGGTTTACTGCTGGCCAACACCATCGCGCGCCCCGTGGAAGTAATTACCAGGGCCGCGGCCAGAATTGCCGGCGGGGACCTCAATGTACGCATCCCAAAACGCTACAACGACGAGGTGGGACGCCTGGCAGACACCCTGAACCACATGGCCTCGGAGCTGGGCCGGCTCGATCGTCTGAAAAACGAGTTCGTCAGCTCCATCTCCCATGAACTGCGCACCCCTTTAACCTCCATCAAAGGATGGGTCGTCACCCTGCTGCAGGGTCCCCCATCCCCCGGGGAGTGGCGCCAGGGTTTGAGGATAATTGATCAGGAAACCGACCGTCTAACGGAAATGGTGGAAGAATTGCTGGACTTCAGCCGCCTGCAGGCCGGGTCCATAACTTTGCGCAGGAAGGAAACTGAACTGGCCGGGCTTCTGGAAAACGTGGTCAGCCAGATGCTTCCCCGGGCCCGGCGGCTCGGCCTGAAGCTAACCCTCGAACCGGTGGCGGGGCTAACCGTTTTTGCCGACCCGGACAGGCTAAAGCAGGTACTGATCAACCTGCTTGACAACTCCTTCAAGTTTACCCCGGCCGGCGGAAAGGTGGAAGTAAGAACAACGGCGGGGAAAGGGCAGGTCACCATTGCCGTCGCCGATGAAGGCTGCGGTATTCCACCGGATGAACTGCCCCTGGTGGGCACACGTTTTTTCCAGGGCCGGGCGGCCAAAAGCGGCAGCGGTATCGGCCTGGCCCTCTGCCGGGAAATTGTCCAGCTGCACGGGGGGCACTTGAAAATAGAGAGTTCTCCGGGTGTCGGAACAACGGTTTACGTTTCCCTGCCTTTAGCAAAACCGCATATAACAGGTTAG
- a CDS encoding AAA family ATPase, giving the protein MAVSDKERDYGPAGTGGAGLPAPEGAEITRRLHEVTRRLGEVQEAIGRVIVGQQEVVHQVLIALLAGGHVLLEGIPGLGKTVLVRTIGQVTGLTFRRIQFTPDLMPADITGTQVFDERGSGGAFRFVPGPVFANIVLADEINRATPKTQSALLEAMQERTVTVGGTSYPLPNPFFVLATQNPLEMEGTYPLPEAQLDRFLFKVNVPYPTAEELAVIAARTTGAVEPPVPALLEPHELLEWLELVRHVVVVEDIMNYAVRLVLATQPENPHAPERVRRFVRYGSSPRGLQALILGARAEALRDGRPQVVYRDVQRVAPAALRHRLILGFEAAAEGVTADDLVVEILATVPAIS; this is encoded by the coding sequence ATGGCCGTAAGCGATAAAGAAAGGGACTATGGACCGGCAGGTACAGGGGGCGCCGGCCTTCCGGCACCGGAAGGCGCGGAGATTACCCGCCGTTTACATGAGGTTACCCGCCGGCTGGGTGAAGTGCAGGAAGCCATCGGACGGGTGATTGTGGGGCAGCAGGAGGTGGTCCACCAGGTATTGATTGCCCTTCTGGCCGGGGGGCACGTGCTCCTGGAAGGCATACCGGGCCTGGGTAAGACGGTGCTGGTGCGGACCATCGGCCAGGTAACGGGCCTTACCTTCCGGCGCATCCAGTTCACTCCCGACCTGATGCCGGCAGACATCACCGGCACTCAGGTTTTCGATGAGCGGGGGAGCGGCGGTGCCTTTCGTTTTGTGCCCGGTCCCGTCTTCGCCAATATCGTACTGGCCGATGAAATAAACCGGGCCACCCCCAAAACCCAGAGCGCGTTACTGGAAGCCATGCAGGAACGCACGGTAACCGTGGGGGGGACGAGCTATCCCCTGCCCAATCCTTTCTTTGTACTGGCCACCCAGAACCCGCTGGAGATGGAGGGAACCTATCCCCTCCCTGAAGCCCAGCTGGACCGGTTTTTATTTAAAGTTAACGTACCCTACCCCACGGCCGAAGAGCTGGCGGTCATTGCCGCCCGGACCACCGGTGCTGTGGAGCCCCCGGTACCGGCGCTGCTTGAGCCCCACGAGCTCCTGGAGTGGCTGGAGCTGGTACGGCACGTGGTGGTGGTTGAAGACATAATGAACTACGCGGTGCGACTGGTGCTGGCAACCCAACCCGAAAACCCCCACGCCCCCGAGCGGGTACGCCGTTTTGTGCGGTACGGTTCCAGTCCCCGGGGGTTGCAGGCCTTGATCCTGGGAGCCCGGGCCGAGGCCCTGCGGGACGGTCGCCCCCAGGTGGTTTACCGGGATGTACAGCGGGTGGCACCGGCCGCCCTGCGCCACCGCCTGATCCTGGGCTTCGAAGCGGCCGCGGAAGGAGTTACGGCCGATGACCTGGTTGTCGAGATACTGGCTACGGTACCAGCGATATCGTGA
- a CDS encoding FG-GAP repeat domain-containing protein has translation MRKKLVSVLIAGSIILSACAQFPTPGALIKPPGTGASTAAGRKAGNQNELLKIVQTFLPAGVHLLAPEPAGEVAQSTRELIQTGDLNHDGQPEIIAGYRTSQGSAGVLVLEEIKNGKWAKLWQEEGGYSLERLQLADITGDGRDELLIGWAIGASAGNGLDILAWQDGNLKKIAGTGYHRLEVEDLAGEKGKDGRQELAVWVKDTGDAMAVDVLRWDGKNLIPAEDVYPAYFPRVVEYYRKRVREHPQASFYWYYLADALVKVREYRQALEAAEKGMVADKVIYPSIYGFQLIKARALTGLERYHEAAAIYQDIIAAGEKKLPHPQKPASMGSAIRSLLTADLSPRMMGEACYEAGEIYARLGQNQRAAEYFRKALLYLPGWDKPRQALEDLKLIKN, from the coding sequence ATGCGCAAAAAACTTGTGTCCGTGCTCATTGCGGGAAGCATAATCCTCAGCGCCTGCGCCCAGTTCCCCACGCCCGGAGCATTGATTAAGCCCCCGGGAACAGGCGCCAGCACTGCCGCCGGAAGAAAGGCGGGTAATCAGAACGAGCTGCTAAAGATTGTGCAGACCTTCTTACCTGCCGGTGTACACCTTTTAGCCCCGGAACCGGCAGGGGAGGTGGCCCAAAGCACCCGGGAATTAATTCAAACCGGCGACTTAAACCATGACGGACAACCGGAAATTATTGCCGGTTACCGCACGAGCCAGGGCAGTGCAGGTGTCCTGGTTCTGGAGGAAATAAAGAACGGTAAGTGGGCAAAGTTGTGGCAGGAGGAAGGCGGATATAGTTTGGAACGGCTGCAACTGGCCGACATTACCGGCGACGGGCGGGATGAATTGCTTATCGGCTGGGCCATCGGCGCCTCGGCGGGCAATGGCCTGGACATCCTGGCCTGGCAGGATGGAAACCTGAAAAAAATTGCCGGCACAGGCTACCACCGCCTGGAAGTGGAGGACCTGGCCGGTGAAAAAGGTAAAGACGGCCGGCAGGAACTGGCCGTCTGGGTCAAGGACACCGGTGACGCCATGGCCGTAGATGTACTGCGCTGGGATGGGAAAAATTTGATCCCCGCTGAAGACGTTTACCCCGCCTATTTCCCAAGGGTGGTGGAGTACTACCGGAAAAGGGTGCGGGAACACCCGCAGGCCAGCTTTTACTGGTACTACCTGGCGGACGCCCTGGTCAAGGTAAGGGAATACCGGCAGGCCCTGGAAGCGGCCGAAAAAGGGATGGTTGCAGACAAGGTAATCTACCCTTCTATATATGGTTTTCAACTGATTAAAGCGCGGGCGTTAACCGGCCTTGAACGCTATCATGAGGCCGCCGCCATCTACCAGGACATCATCGCCGCAGGGGAGAAAAAGCTTCCCCACCCGCAAAAACCCGCCAGTATGGGTTCTGCTATCCGAAGTCTTTTAACCGCCGATCTTTCCCCCCGCATGATGGGCGAAGCCTGTTACGAGGCAGGCGAGATCTACGCCAGGTTGGGACAGAACCAAAGGGCCGCTGAATATTTCCGGAAAGCCCTGCTCTACCTGCCCGGCTGGGACAAACCCCGGCAAGCCCTGGAAGACCTCAAATTAATCAAAAATTAA
- a CDS encoding HEPN domain-containing protein, whose amino-acid sequence MKVSVLFLTPVEEKALREFSSRIKAALAGNLREVKFFGSKSTGRFHDESDLDVLIIVNQRNEEVFDTISDILLDVELKYNSKISPVVLSTSEFIKNARISNSVLPRNSQGRGNAVTGNCVDLANYRLQRAREHLKSAEILLNSGMYSDSLGRSYYAMFAAARALLALKQLDSKKHAGIISLFNQHFVKTGLVERSAGRNLSKARIKRIIGLYRFLPGQQKRSIQSARGSKTIHGNNRKHYK is encoded by the coding sequence GTGAAGGTATCTGTGTTATTTTTAACTCCGGTCGAGGAAAAGGCGCTTCGGGAATTTTCTTCGCGGATCAAGGCCGCCCTTGCCGGTAATTTACGGGAGGTTAAATTTTTTGGTTCGAAATCTACAGGGAGATTCCACGACGAATCAGACCTTGACGTGCTTATTATCGTCAACCAAAGAAACGAAGAAGTCTTTGATACCATCAGCGACATCCTCCTGGACGTGGAATTAAAATACAATTCCAAAATTTCTCCCGTGGTTCTCTCCACCAGTGAATTTATAAAAAACGCAAGAATATCAAACTCTGTTTTACCACGAAATAGCCAGGGACGGGGTAACGCTGTGACCGGCAACTGCGTTGACCTGGCCAACTACCGACTACAGAGGGCGCGTGAGCATCTGAAATCGGCTGAGATACTTTTGAATTCAGGGATGTACAGCGACTCCCTGGGGCGTTCGTATTACGCCATGTTTGCCGCCGCCAGAGCCCTTCTTGCCCTAAAGCAACTGGACAGCAAGAAGCATGCTGGCATAATCTCCCTTTTCAATCAGCATTTCGTTAAAACAGGACTCGTCGAACGCTCTGCGGGGAGAAACTTAAGTAAAGCCCGGATAAAACGAATCATCGGGCTATACCGATTTTTACCTGGTCAGCAAAAAAGAAGCATACAGTCAGCTCGAGGCAGCAAAACAATTCATGGCAACAATCGAAAGCACTATAAATAA
- a CDS encoding response regulator transcription factor has translation MSGFRILVVEDEEPIRGFIRINLERNGFEVREAASGEEALNLMLETLPHLVVLDLKLPGMDGLEVCRILRQKYPQVAVLMLTARGQDMDRVKGLEMGADDYVVKPFNPLELVASVKAILRRVFPAADGVICYGDLSIFPAARQVKKGGKLLELTHREFDLLLFLARNPGRVFNRDELLDHVWGENYFGDPKTVDVYIRRLRAKLENGRANPGFIETVWGVGYRWRAE, from the coding sequence GTGTCCGGTTTCAGGATCCTGGTGGTGGAAGACGAGGAACCTATCCGGGGCTTTATCAGGATAAACCTGGAGCGCAACGGCTTTGAGGTACGGGAGGCAGCCAGTGGAGAAGAGGCTCTCAATCTGATGCTGGAAACGTTGCCCCACCTGGTGGTGCTGGACCTGAAATTGCCGGGGATGGACGGTTTGGAGGTATGCCGTATCCTGCGCCAGAAATACCCCCAGGTGGCCGTACTGATGCTCACTGCCCGCGGCCAGGATATGGACCGGGTAAAAGGCCTGGAAATGGGTGCCGACGACTACGTGGTCAAGCCCTTCAATCCCCTGGAACTGGTGGCCAGCGTAAAGGCAATCCTGCGCCGTGTTTTCCCGGCTGCCGACGGTGTGATTTGTTATGGGGACCTGAGCATCTTTCCGGCTGCACGGCAGGTAAAAAAAGGGGGTAAACTCTTAGAGCTCACCCACCGCGAATTTGACCTGCTCCTCTTTTTAGCCCGGAATCCCGGGCGGGTTTTCAACCGGGACGAATTGCTGGACCACGTCTGGGGCGAGAATTATTTCGGCGACCCCAAAACGGTGGACGTGTACATCCGCCGGCTGCGGGCCAAGCTGGAAAACGGACGGGCCAACCCGGGTTTCATTGAAACAGTCTGGGGCGTGGGATACCGCTGGCGGGCAGAATAG